From Megalobrama amblycephala isolate DHTTF-2021 linkage group LG24, ASM1881202v1, whole genome shotgun sequence, the proteins below share one genomic window:
- the LOC125259605 gene encoding plasma kallikrein isoform X2, which yields MSRDMKFLLLLGALGWGLIFYFSAISKPRAPYKNCGDRPEREFTHRNTRMIGGENVGVDVWPWQVSVLYQPDSSAPFSQVCGGAIIDKYWIMTAASCANVQNQSKLLIRAGSSTLDVDDEFTQKSEVSRIITHERFNPVTLRYSIALFQMKTPFVFNEFVSPICVPDDAAADHKYESCHITGYNTQPGDDVGVLQEANVYIMSRSLCNKPEYWNFSVAADMLCVGELGGGVDGCEGSYTG from the exons ATGAGCCGTGATATGAAATTTCTCCTTTTACTGGGTGCTTTGGGGTGGgggttaatattttatttttccgcAATCTCTAAACCGCGCGCTCCAT ATAAAAACTGCGGCGACAGGCCTGAGAGAGAATTTACACATCGAAATACTCGGATGATCGGAGGTGAGAACGTCGGCGTGGATGTTTGGCCATGGCAGGTGTCTGTGCTGTACCAGCCCGATTCATCCGCCCCGTTCAGTCAAGTCTGTGGTGGAGCTATTATCGACAAATACTGGATAATGACAGCAGCCTCATGTGCAAATGTGCAGAATCAAAG CAAACTTTTGATCCGAGCAGGAAGCAGTACATTGGATGTTGATGATGAGTTCACACAGAAGTCAGAAGTCTCCAGAATTATCACACACGAACGATTCAATCCTGTCACTTTGCGGTACAGTATTGCTCTTTTTCAAATGAAGACCCCCTTTGTGTTTAATGAGTTTGTCAGTCCCATCTGTGTGCCTGATGACGCTGCTGCTGATCATAAATATGAATCCTGTCACATCACAGGATACAACACCCAACCTGGGG ATGACGTTGGCGTACTGCAAGAAGCAAATGTGTATATAATGTCACGGTCATTGTGCAATAAACCAGAGTACTGGAACTTTTCTGTGGCAGCGGACATGCTTTGTGTTGGCGAACTCGGTGGAGGTGTTGACGGATGTGAG GGTTCCTACACAGGATAA